TTGGGATGTTGGTATGCCGTAAAAAAGTTTGCCCTTCATTTTCCTGCTGGGAAATGGGCCGCGGCCATTGCCTTCCTTTTTGTCCCCTCATTTGTTTTTTGGGGCTCCGGCATTATCAAAGAAAGCCTGTCGGTCGGGGCGCTTATGTTTTTGGCAGGGATTGCCGTGGGCGTGGCCTGCCATGGGAAAAGCAAGCCCTGGGAGTGGATGGTGGCGGCCATTACGGTATTGTACCTGTGGAACCTCAAATATTACTGGGCCGCGCTTTTTGTTCCAGCAGCCACCACCACCTTGTTGATGGCCCGGGTGATCGTTCCCCTTGCCCACCTGCACCATAAGGTTTTTGAAAAAGTTTTATGGGCTATGTTATTTGGTTTTACCATTTTGCTGGCAAGCCGCATCCATCCAAATTTTTACCTGGGCAGGTTTTTGGAGGTCTTGGTCGATAACCACTACGCTTATGCCGATGCTTCCGCAAGCGGCCTCCTTGTCCATTTCAATGACCTTCGGGCATCGTGGGGGAGCGTATTGCTGAACAGCCCCTGGGCGTTGTTTTCCGGGCTGTTCAGGCCGTTTGTTTGGGAGGCCACTACCGTTTTTCAGATAGCGGTAGCCATCGAAAACCTTGTGCTGTTGATCTTGTGTGCCTACAACTTAAAATATTTTTTAAGGGCTTGGAATTCCCCCGCCCACCTGTTGCTGGCCGGGGCGTTGGCCTATATTTGCCTTCTGGCGGTTTTCCTTACCCTCTCCACCCCCAATTTTGGGACCCTGTCAAGGTACCGGATTGGGTTCCTTCCTTTCCTTTTTTTTATACTCCTGTACAGCCCTGTCCAGGTCGTTTTTAAACAAGGAGGGCAAAATAAAATAGGCTAACCTCGGATGGGGATGGGCCTTGCCCTATTTTTGTGGTATGCAAAACCCAGTAATCATTTTTGGGGCCAATTATTTGGGCCGGGCCGCCAAGGAAATTTTTGAACAAAACAAGGTTGTGGTATATGGTTTTTTGGATGACGATAAAAAATTGCACAATACTGAAGTGGACGATGTGGCCGTGCTAGGGGCCACTGACGATGAAACCTTCCTTGGCCTTATAGGCAAAAAGTGCGAACCCTTTGTTGCCACCGATGACAACCGGTTGCGAAAAAGCCTGGTGAAAATGCTGAATGCCGAACGAAAGTCACAGCCTTGCAATGCCATACATAGGGGCGCAACGGTCCCGTCACGAAGCAGCATTGGTTATGGCAATTTGATTGACGACAAAGTGGCTTTGGGCGTGGGCACACACATGGGCCACCATAACATTATCAATGCCGGGGCCACTCTTGGGGTGGGGGCCAAGGTAGGTGATTTCGTCCAGGTGGGGGCCGGCTGTGCCATCGGGCATGATGTGGTGCTGGAAGATGGGGCGTTCATTGGTGCTGGCGTGACCATCGTTTCAGGCGTGGTCATTGGCAAAGGCGCCCGGGTGGGGGCGGGGTCTGTGGTGGTGGCTTCCGTGGGCGAGGGCGAAACCGTATTTGGAAACCCCGCACAAAAAGTTAAAAGCTAAAGCAGTGGCGCAGGTTTCCGAAACCGACCTTATTTTGAACAAGGATGGCAGTGTCTATCACCTTAACCTGTTGCCAAAACATATTTCCGACACTGTTATTGCCGTGGGCGACCCCAATAGGGTATATGCCGTAAGCCAATATTTCGACAAGGTGGAGTTTGAAATGAACAAGAGGGAGTTCATCACCCACGTGGGAAAGTATAAAGGCAAACGCATTACCGTGATCAGCACGGGCATTGGCACTGACAATATTGAAATATTTTTCAATGAACTGGATGCGCTTGTTAATGTGGATTTAAAAACACGTGCAGTCAAACCCAAAAAGAAGAAGCTCAATGTGGTGAGGATAGGCACCTCAGGCTCCATCCAGGAAGACATACCCCTGGGTGCCCACCTGGTTTCGGATTATGCGGTGGGTTTTGACAACCTGATGAATTTTTACAACCTGGGGCAGAAGGGGTTTGAACGGGAGGTGGCGGAGGACATCAGGAAAAAGTTGAAGCTGAATTTCAACCCTTACGTGGTGCAAGGTTCCCAGGCATTAAAGGAGAAGTTCGGGCCGGGCATGCGGGTAGGCAACACGGTGACCTGTCCCGGGTTTTATGCCCCCCAGGGAAGGATGGTGCGGCTGCCTTTGCAATTTCCCAAACTATTGGAAGACATCAACTATTACCATAAAGGCGACTTCTGGCTTACGAATTTTGAAATGGAAACTTCTGCCTATTACGCATTTGCCAGGATGCTGGGGCACGAGGCAATCAGCATTAATGCCATCATTGCCAACAGGATAAAGAACAAGTTTTCAAAAAATCCCACAAAAACGGTGGATGACCTTATCAAGAAGGTGCTCGACCGGGTATAACAACAGGTGCGGCCGCCTTTCAGGCCTCGGTCATGCTCTCCATCTTGATGATGTGCCGGCTGGCATTAAATGGATCGTCATGGTAAAAACCGGAAAGGATACGGTGCGCAATTTGCTCCACCACCAACGCCTCGTCCGTTTTTCCCTGCTTGCCGTTCCAGAATACCCTTCTGGGGTGGCGTTTCATGTCTTCAACGTAAGCCTGCGCATGAAGGTATTGCTCCCGGGTAAAGGTAATCGTAAAACAAGTTTGAACTTTTTGGGTTTCCATATCGTAAGGTTTACAATTGTTGTGCCATTTTAATACTTCGATTTTACGAAATATTGGTGGTGTAACGCAATACTCCTGCCCGCCAGCGGGCAAGAATGTTCGTGGTTGGAACAGTGGTTTGCCCCCCGGTATGATTATTTTTGCAGGCACTTATGAGGGAAATTGAACATTATACGCTCTCCAATGGCATTCGCGTGGTCCACAACCGGACCACCACCACCAAAATCGTCCATTGCGGGATTATGCTGAACATCGGTAGCCGTGACGAAAACCCCGCAAACCAGGGGATAGCGCATTTTTGGGAACATATGGCCTTTAAGGGCACGCGGAAAAGAAAAGCCTACCACATCCTAAACAAACTGGATTCGCTGGGCGGTGAACTGAATGCCTTTACCGACAAGGAAAAGATTTTGTTTTATGCGTCCTTGCGGGATGTGTATTTTGAAAAAGCAGTGGACCTGCTTACGGACATTACATTTGATTCCGTTTTTCCGGAAAACCAAATAGAGCGGGAGCGCAACGTGATATTGGAGGAGATGGCCATGTACATGGACGACCCCGAAGATTCCCTTTATGATGAATTTGACAATGTGATCTTCACCGGCCATCCTTTGGGGATGAACATTTTAGGCACCCAGAAAACCGTGAAGTCGTTTAGGCGCAAGGACTTTAGAAAGTTTATCGGCACGCACCTCGACACAAGGAAAATCGTTTTTTCATGTGTAGGGAACATCCCCATGGAGGAGGTGGTGCGGTTGGCAGAAAAATACATGGGGCACCTGCCCCGAAAGACCTCTTCGGGCAGGCGGAAAAAATTCACCAGGTACAAGCCCAAAGAGGTGGTCATCCACCGGAACGTGGGCCAGGCCAGGTGTGCCATGGGGTGCCCGGCATATCCCCTGAATGACAAAAGAAGGAATTCCTTTTTTATGCTTGTCAACATACTGGGCGGCCCCGGTATGAACTCCCGGCTCAATTGGGCGCTGCGCGAAAAGCACGGGTATGTATATTCCATTGGGTCCAGTTATTATCCTTTTTCCGATACAGGATTGTTTATGATCTCATTTGGAACGGAACCCACCCAAATGGGCAAGAGCCTCCAGTTGATAGGGGAAGAGTTAAGGAAGTTGAAGGAAAGCCCCCTGGGGGTGAAACAGATGAATGCCGCCCGCGAGCAGTTGTATGGCCAGTTGGCCATGACGGAAGAAAACAATGGGACTTTTATGATGATGATGGCGAGGAGCATGCTGGACAGGGGAAAGGTATTGGCCATTGAGGATACCTATGCGATGATCAGGGAAACCACCCCTCATGCCTTGATGGAATTGGCCAACGATATCTTTGACGAACCGCAGTTCAGTATATTGAGAATGGAACCCAATTGAAATGGAATTCCTGGACGAAAATATCCTGAAGTATGTGGAAGCGCACACGAGTGCGGAAGACGGGCTGCTAAGGCGCATCAACCGGGAGACGCACCTTTCGGTGTTGAAACCGCGCATGCTCTCCGGGCACCTGCAAGGCCGGGTGCTTGCCATGGTCAGCAAGATGATAAAGCCGCGGCTGGTGCTGGAGATCGGGACGTACACCGGGTACTCCGCGCTTTGCCTGGCCGAGGGGCTTGCAGAAAACGGAAAGTTGGTCACGATCGATATCAATGAAGAGCTGGAAGGGCGCGTACGGGGCTATTTTAAAGAGTCAAAATTCAACGACAAAATCGATTACCGGATAGGGGACGCCAAAAAGGTAATCCCTACCCTTGACGGCCCCATTGATTTGGTGTTTATTGATGCCGACAAGGAGGGTTATTCCTTATACTACGACCTTGCGATCGATAAGGTGAAGACGGGGGGCTTTATCCTGGCCGATAATGTGCTGTGGAGTGGCAAGGTACTGGATGAAAAGCCCGATAAGGACACCATGGAGATCGTGGGGTTCAACCGCAAGGTGGCCGAAGACCCGCGGGTGGAGCACCTTTTGTTGCCCATCCGGGACGGGATCATGGTTTTGCGCAAGGCCCAATAAAAAATTGCCCTAAATGGCCCCGTGCAATAATTTGGGATTTATTCCTACATTTGTGGGAAGATGAGGTTTTTTGCAGCAGCACTATTTTTTTTGGGAGCCGCTGTCTCTTACGGCCAGGCCCCCCAAGTGCCCCACAAAATGCAGTTTGCCGGCATGACCCTTGTCATCAGGGAAGATGCCAGGCGCGAAATCCAGGAAGATGTGGACGCACTTACCCAACACCCCTACTATTTTAATATGAAGGTAGAGCGTGCCAAAACCTACTTCCCCA
The nucleotide sequence above comes from Flammeovirgaceae bacterium. Encoded proteins:
- a CDS encoding acetyltransferase, which encodes MQNPVIIFGANYLGRAAKEIFEQNKVVVYGFLDDDKKLHNTEVDDVAVLGATDDETFLGLIGKKCEPFVATDDNRLRKSLVKMLNAERKSQPCNAIHRGATVPSRSSIGYGNLIDDKVALGVGTHMGHHNIINAGATLGVGAKVGDFVQVGAGCAIGHDVVLEDGAFIGAGVTIVSGVVIGKGARVGAGSVVVASVGEGETVFGNPAQKVKS
- a CDS encoding nucleoside phosphorylase → MAQVSETDLILNKDGSVYHLNLLPKHISDTVIAVGDPNRVYAVSQYFDKVEFEMNKREFITHVGKYKGKRITVISTGIGTDNIEIFFNELDALVNVDLKTRAVKPKKKKLNVVRIGTSGSIQEDIPLGAHLVSDYAVGFDNLMNFYNLGQKGFEREVAEDIRKKLKLNFNPYVVQGSQALKEKFGPGMRVGNTVTCPGFYAPQGRMVRLPLQFPKLLEDINYYHKGDFWLTNFEMETSAYYAFARMLGHEAISINAIIANRIKNKFSKNPTKTVDDLIKKVLDRV
- a CDS encoding insulinase family protein — its product is MREIEHYTLSNGIRVVHNRTTTTKIVHCGIMLNIGSRDENPANQGIAHFWEHMAFKGTRKRKAYHILNKLDSLGGELNAFTDKEKILFYASLRDVYFEKAVDLLTDITFDSVFPENQIERERNVILEEMAMYMDDPEDSLYDEFDNVIFTGHPLGMNILGTQKTVKSFRRKDFRKFIGTHLDTRKIVFSCVGNIPMEEVVRLAEKYMGHLPRKTSSGRRKKFTRYKPKEVVIHRNVGQARCAMGCPAYPLNDKRRNSFFMLVNILGGPGMNSRLNWALREKHGYVYSIGSSYYPFSDTGLFMISFGTEPTQMGKSLQLIGEELRKLKESPLGVKQMNAAREQLYGQLAMTEENNGTFMMMMARSMLDRGKVLAIEDTYAMIRETTPHALMELANDIFDEPQFSILRMEPN
- a CDS encoding O-methyltransferase, with protein sequence MEFLDENILKYVEAHTSAEDGLLRRINRETHLSVLKPRMLSGHLQGRVLAMVSKMIKPRLVLEIGTYTGYSALCLAEGLAENGKLVTIDINEELEGRVRGYFKESKFNDKIDYRIGDAKKVIPTLDGPIDLVFIDADKEGYSLYYDLAIDKVKTGGFILADNVLWSGKVLDEKPDKDTMEIVGFNRKVAEDPRVEHLLLPIRDGIMVLRKAQ